A single region of the Sciurus carolinensis chromosome 16, mSciCar1.2, whole genome shotgun sequence genome encodes:
- the LOC124966197 gene encoding vomeronasal type-1 receptor 4-like codes for MAASEVTVGIILLSQTVVGVLGNSSLLLHYLVLYFTGCRVRHTDLILQHLIVANLLTLLCRGIPHTVAAFSVKYFLSDIGCKLLFTLHRIGRGVSICSTCLLSIFQALKISSGNSRWAEIKVKASKYIDSFVYLSWILCLLVNAIFPMYVSGNRSSTNFTSMKDFGYCSGVRHDTTTDSLFAALLSFPDAVGVGLMLWASSSMVLILHRHKQRMQHVHKTSSFRSSPESRATKTILLLVSTFVLFYSLSCIFQICLAVIYHPNRFLVSTATLVAGCFPAISPFLLMSRDANTSRLCLTWIRIGKTSDIMRNM; via the coding sequence ATGGCAGCCAGTGAGGTGACTGTAGGAATCATCTTACTGTCACAGACTGTGGTAGGAGTTCTGGGCaattcctctctcctcctccattaCCTGGTCCTTTACTTCACTGGGTGCAGGGTAAGACACACAGACTTGATTCTTCAGCACTTGATTGTGGCCAACTTATTAACTCTCCTGTGTAGAGGAATTCCCCACACAGTGGCAGCTTTCagtgtaaaatattttctcagtgatATTGGATGCAAACTACTTTTCACTCTTCACAGGATAGGGAGGGGTGTGTCCATTTGCAGCACCTGCCTCCTGAGCATCTTTCAGGCTCTTAAGATAAGTTCTGGCAACTCCAGGTGGGCAGAGATTAAAGTGAAAGCTTCCAAGTACATTGACTCTTTTGTGTACTTGAGCTGGATCCTGTGCCTCCttgtaaatgctatttttccTATGTATGTGAGTGGAAACAGGAGTAGTACAAATTTTACCAGCATGAAAGATTTTGGGTACTGTTCAGGTGTTCGTCATGATACAACCACAGACTCACTGTTTGCAGCATTGCTCTCATTCCCTGATGCTGTGGGTGTAGGGCTCATGCTCTGGGCCAGCAGCTCCATGGTGCTCATCCTGCACAGGCACAAGCAGAGAATGCAGCATGTGCACAAGACCAGCTCTTTCAGATCCTCCCCTGAATCCAGAGCCACCAAAACCATCCTCCTCCTGGTGAGCacctttgtcttattttactCACTTTCCTGCATCTTTCAAATTTGTTTGGCTGTTATTTACCATCCCAACAGATTCCTGGTGAGCACAGCTACCCTAGTTGCTGGGTGTTTCCCAGCCATCAGCCCCTTCCTGCTCATGAGCAGGGACGCTAATACATCCAGGCTCTGCCTAACATGGATAAGGATTGGGAAAACTTCTGATATCATGAGGAATATGTAA